The following coding sequences are from one Asterias amurensis chromosome 8, ASM3211899v1 window:
- the LOC139940368 gene encoding death domain-containing protein CRADD-like — translation MENQDKQRLRKNRCALMDIEPSKVSDHLIQEGIFSPQMMEEIFAQSTAKGQMSKMLNDLEKRGPNAYGKFRSALCEFPVYQHLVEKLDNTCLPVDLDEVDGQPVRQESSRTAGVVTGRGQGRNVTITGNNNFAIIGGMNSNIFMH, via the exons ATGGAAAATCAAGATAAGCAACGACTGAGGAAAAATCGCTGTGCTTTGATGGACATCGAACCCAGTAAAGTTTCAGATCATCTAATTCAGGAGGGGATTTTCTCTCCCCAGATGATGGAGGAAATATTTGCGCAATCTACAGCTAAA GGCCAGATGAGTAAAATGCTAAATGACCTGGAGAAAAGAGGACCAAATGCATATGGAAAGTTCAGAAGTGCGTTGTGTGAGTTCCCTGTGTATCAACATCTTGTCGAGAAGTTGGACAACACCTGTTTGCCAG TCGACTTGGATGAAGTTGATGGACAGCCTGTGAGACAGGAAAGTTCAAGAACTGCTGGGGTCGTAACTGGAAGGGGTCAGGGTAGAAATGTTACCATAACAGGTAACAACAACTTTGCCATAATAGGAGGTATGAATTCTAACATATTTATGCATTAA